TTTCTCACGAACTGCGCACTCCTCTGGCCGCCATCCAGGCCCTTACCGATACGCTGCAAAACGGCGCCCTGGACGACCCGGCCATGGCGCCCCGCTTTCTCCAGCGCCTGAGTGAAGAAGTGGCGGCGATGAGTCGGCTGGTGCAAGACCTGCTGGAATTGAGCCGTCTGGAAAGCGGACATCTGAGCCTGGAACTGAGCCCGCAGTCGCCCCGCGAGATCCTGCAACTGGCCGCCGAACGGATGGCCCTGGCCGCACAGGAGGCGGGTGTGGCAGTGCGCCTCCACGCGCCCGAGGGCCTCCCCCCGATGCTGGCCGATCGTGACCGGCTGCTACAGGTATTGACCAATTTGCTGGACAACGCCCTGCACTTCACCCCCAAGGGGGGAGAAATCACCTTAGGGGCCTCGGCTCTGGAGACCGGGGTCCGGTTTTGGGTGCAGGATACCGGGCCTGGCATCGCCCCGGAGCATCTTCCCCGGCTATTCGAACGGTTTTACAAAGTCGACCCGGCGCGCCAACGCGGCGGCACAGGGCTGGGACTCGCCATCGCCAAACACATCGTCGAAGCCCACGGCGGCCAGATCGGCGTGGAAAGCGCGGTGGGGCAGGGAAGCACCTTTTGGTTCACCCTGCCCCTGGCGCGTTAACCTGCCGTTAAACCAATGCTTACCGAGGGTTAAACGCCGTATCGCCTGACCTTAACCCGCCTGCAGTATACTGGAAACAACTCAAACAAGAGGAGAAGAGTCGATGAAACGCACGCAATGGTTCTTTCTGGCCCTGCTGGTGCTCACCGCCACGCTCCTGAGCGCCTGCGGCGGCAACAGCGGCAACATCATCCAGCCCCCGCCTGCGGGGGGCAACAACACCGCCGGAGGCAACGGCCCGATCGTGCTCAACGGCGCCGGGGCCACCTTCCCCCTGCCGGTGTATTCCGAATGGATTCAAATGTACAAGTCTGTGGCCCCCGATGTGACCATCAACTACCAGGGCATTGGCTCCGGCGGCGGTCAAAAGGCCATACTCGACGGCACCGTGGACTTCGCCGGGTCGGATTCCCTGCTGAAAGAAGAGCAGTATCAGCAAATGCCCGACCTGCAAATGCTGCCCATGCTGGCCGGTGCCGTGGTGCCGGTGTACAACCTCCCCAATGTGGACAGCCTGGTGCTCGACGGGCCCACCTTAGCCGCCATTTACCTGGGCAAAATCACCCGGTGGAACGACCCGGCCATCGCCCAACTCAACCCCGGGCTCACCCTTCCCGACGAGCCCATCACCGTGGCCCATCGCTCCGATGGCTCCGGCACCACCGAAATCTTCACCTCCTACCTGGGCGCGGTCAGCCAGGAATGGAAGGACCAGGTCGGCGTGGGCAAGGCCGTCGAGTGGCCGGTGGACGCCATCGGGCAAGGCATCGGCGGCAAGGGCAACCCCGGCGTGGCCCAGGCCGTGCAATCCACGCCTTACTCCATCGGCTATGTGGAACTGGCCTACGCCAAGAGCAACGGCATTCCCGCCGCCAAACTGATCAACGCCGCCGGGAATGTAGTCGAGGCGAACGCCGAAACCATGCAGAACGCCATGGCCGCCCTCGCCAACGCCTTTGACGAGCGCCTGACCGCGATCATCGTCAACGCCCCCGGAGAAAAGTCCTGGCCCATCATGGGCTACACCTACCTCATCATTCACATGAAAGAGAACCCGGACTGCGCCAAGACCAAAGCACTGCTGGAGTTCATCCGGTGGGCGATCACCAGCCCCGAGGCCGCACAAAAAGCCGCCGATTTGGGCTACGCTTCGCTGCCGGAGGCCGTGCAGCAAAAGGTACTCGCCAAACTGCAACAGGTGGAATGCAACGGGCAAAAAGTGCTGCCCTGAGTCTGTTCCCCATCCGCCCAGGGCAGGTGAGCGATAGACGCTTGCCTGCCCTGGTGGCGTCCTCAACCTCCGGAGTCAGGGCCTGCTCCGCCCTCATGCTACAATAACCCTCGCAAAACCTGCGACTGTCGCGCCCGGTCTGCCTTGCACCCACAGGAGGGTTTATGAGCAATGCAAGCGTCTCCTCCAAAGCAACTCGCCCCTGGCGCGCTGCGCTAAGCCGCCGTCTGGAACACGGCGACCTCATCTGGCGTCTGCTACTTGGTCTGGCCGCCCTGGCCACGGTAGGCCTCATCGCGTGGATAGCCTGGAGCATCTGGGTCGATTCGGCCCCCTCGCGCCAGGCTTTTGGTTTAAGTTTCATCTCGCCGTGGGCCACCCCTTCCTGGAACCCCGTGCTGGACAAATTCAACGCCTGGCCCGCCATCTACGGCTCCTTGGTCACCTCCTTTCTGGCGCTGATCATCGCTGTACCTTTCAGCCTGGCGGTAGCCATCTTTCTGGCCGAACTGGCTCCGCCCCATTTGCACGCCGTGCTCAACTATCTGGTGGAAATGCTGGCCGCCGTGCCCAGCGTGGTGTACGGCCTGTGGGGCATCTATGTCTTCCTGCCGGTGGTCGTCGTGCCCATCGGCCAGGCGCTGGACGCCACTTTAGGCCATGTGCCCGTCCTCGCGGCATTCTTCCGCGGCCCCATCCCCACCTCAGGCCTGAGTCGCCTGGGGGCCGCCCTCATCCTGGTGCTCATGATCACGCCCACCATCACCGCCGTCAGCCGCGATGTGTTGCTGGCCATCCCCCGCTCGCAGCGCGAAGCCTCGCTGGCCTTAGGCGCCACCCAGTGGGAAACGGTGTGGAAGGTGCTCATCCCCTACGGATTATCGGGCATTCTGGGGGCGGTCATTTTAGGGCTGGGGCGCGCCATCGGGGAAACCATGGCCGTCACCATGGTCATCGGCAACACCACCGGCGGCGGGTATTCCATCCTGCGTCCGGGCTACACCATGGCCAGCATCATCGCCAACGAGTTCGCTGAAGCGGTGAGCAACATGCACGCCTCAGCGCTCATCGAAATCGGCGTGGTGCTGTTCGCCATCACCCTGCTGCTCAACGCCTTCGCCCGCTGGCTGGTGTGGAGCGTCAACCGGCGCACCATGGGGAGGTGAACCGTGAGCCTGTTCGAGCAAACCGACCTCAAGCGCCTCTACCGCCGCCGAAAACTCACCAACGCCGTGATGCTGGGTCTGACGGGGGTGGCCACCTTGCTGGCCGTCATCCCCTTAGTGTGGATCACGGTGTATGTGATCA
The Anaerolineae bacterium DNA segment above includes these coding regions:
- the pstC gene encoding phosphate ABC transporter permease subunit PstC; the encoded protein is MSNASVSSKATRPWRAALSRRLEHGDLIWRLLLGLAALATVGLIAWIAWSIWVDSAPSRQAFGLSFISPWATPSWNPVLDKFNAWPAIYGSLVTSFLALIIAVPFSLAVAIFLAELAPPHLHAVLNYLVEMLAAVPSVVYGLWGIYVFLPVVVVPIGQALDATLGHVPVLAAFFRGPIPTSGLSRLGAALILVLMITPTITAVSRDVLLAIPRSQREASLALGATQWETVWKVLIPYGLSGILGAVILGLGRAIGETMAVTMVIGNTTGGGYSILRPGYTMASIIANEFAEAVSNMHASALIEIGVVLFAITLLLNAFARWLVWSVNRRTMGR
- the pstS gene encoding phosphate ABC transporter substrate-binding protein PstS, whose amino-acid sequence is MKRTQWFFLALLVLTATLLSACGGNSGNIIQPPPAGGNNTAGGNGPIVLNGAGATFPLPVYSEWIQMYKSVAPDVTINYQGIGSGGGQKAILDGTVDFAGSDSLLKEEQYQQMPDLQMLPMLAGAVVPVYNLPNVDSLVLDGPTLAAIYLGKITRWNDPAIAQLNPGLTLPDEPITVAHRSDGSGTTEIFTSYLGAVSQEWKDQVGVGKAVEWPVDAIGQGIGGKGNPGVAQAVQSTPYSIGYVELAYAKSNGIPAAKLINAAGNVVEANAETMQNAMAALANAFDERLTAIIVNAPGEKSWPIMGYTYLIIHMKENPDCAKTKALLEFIRWAITSPEAAQKAADLGYASLPEAVQQKVLAKLQQVECNGQKVLP